One Lacticaseibacillus rhamnosus genomic window carries:
- a CDS encoding mannose/fructose/sorbose PTS transporter subunit IID, protein MADQPVQVNKLKTKITKGDMFKTFVFENFQQASFNFERIHALAFCVDMIPTIKRVYSKKEDQVAALKRHLVFFNTTPAMCGPIVGVTMALEEGRAAGEPIDDGTINSFKVGLMGPLAGVGDPIMWGTLRPILAALGASLALQGSWLGPILFFFAFNAVRLAFKWYGLQLGFSRGLALVKDMSGNLLQKITEGATVLGLFIMGVLVTKWTTINVPLVVSKTTVSGKTTVTTLQNILDQFCPGLLALGLTLLCMYLLRKKVSPILLIFVLFGVGIIGYWLGILK, encoded by the coding sequence ATGGCTGATCAACCTGTACAAGTAAATAAACTGAAAACTAAGATTACAAAGGGAGATATGTTTAAGACTTTTGTATTCGAGAACTTTCAACAAGCTTCATTCAACTTTGAACGGATTCATGCGCTCGCTTTTTGTGTTGATATGATTCCGACAATTAAACGTGTTTATTCAAAGAAAGAAGATCAAGTGGCGGCCCTAAAACGACACCTTGTCTTCTTTAACACAACGCCGGCTATGTGTGGACCAATTGTCGGTGTGACAATGGCGTTAGAAGAAGGTCGAGCGGCTGGGGAACCGATTGATGATGGGACTATTAATAGCTTTAAAGTTGGCTTAATGGGACCCTTGGCTGGTGTTGGTGATCCAATCATGTGGGGCACACTGCGTCCTATTCTTGCAGCTTTAGGTGCCTCACTGGCACTTCAGGGATCTTGGCTGGGGCCTATTCTGTTCTTCTTCGCTTTTAATGCAGTTCGATTGGCATTTAAATGGTATGGACTTCAACTTGGATTTTCGAGAGGATTAGCGCTTGTTAAAGACATGAGCGGTAATCTTCTACAAAAGATTACCGAAGGCGCGACGGTACTTGGCCTCTTTATCATGGGTGTTTTAGTCACAAAATGGACAACCATTAATGTACCATTAGTTGTTTCGAAGACGACCGTGAGTGGTAAAACGACAGTAACGACCTTGCAAAATATCCTAGATCAGTTTTGTCCAGGACTCTTAGCGTTGGGTCTGACACTGTTGTGCATGTATTTACTTCGGAAGAAAGTTAGCCCAATTCTTTTGATTTTTGTTTTATTTGGAGTTGGCATCATTGGCTATTGGCTCGGTATTTTGAAGTAA
- a CDS encoding class II fructose-bisphosphate aldolase, whose protein sequence is MPLVSTKYLVTTAYQNKFAVGAFNVGNSEFVKNIIAVAEELESPVILEIHPLEYELMGSAIFKYIREAALTATIPVAIHLDHGRNMADVLRAIQDQANSVMIDSSGFSFEENLRLTKQVVEVAHRVGVSVEAELGSIGNRKFTEDQNMGRIYTDSESAKQFVEETGVDDLAVAIGTVHGPYPSGENDIRIDILKKLNATLKMPLVLHGGSDNPDSKIREAIQNGISKVNISTDIKVPFYHGIAKAVAENPNEYEPWIMTPGADDSQKKVIAEKIRLFGSDHKLSLYLESPEKLTPYINS, encoded by the coding sequence ATGCCACTTGTATCAACGAAATATCTAGTGACGACAGCTTATCAAAATAAGTTTGCAGTCGGTGCCTTTAACGTTGGAAATAGCGAATTTGTTAAAAATATCATTGCCGTTGCGGAAGAATTAGAGTCGCCGGTCATCCTTGAAATTCATCCTCTTGAATATGAACTAATGGGAAGTGCTATTTTTAAATATATTCGAGAAGCAGCTCTGACCGCCACTATTCCAGTTGCTATTCATCTAGACCATGGGAGGAATATGGCTGATGTATTGCGAGCAATTCAAGATCAAGCGAATTCTGTCATGATTGATAGCTCGGGGTTTTCGTTCGAAGAGAACTTGAGGCTAACAAAACAAGTAGTTGAAGTGGCCCACAGGGTTGGCGTCTCCGTAGAAGCGGAACTGGGAAGTATTGGAAATAGAAAGTTCACAGAAGATCAGAATATGGGCAGAATTTATACTGACTCTGAAAGTGCTAAACAATTTGTTGAAGAAACGGGCGTTGATGATCTAGCCGTGGCGATTGGCACTGTCCACGGCCCGTATCCAAGCGGGGAAAATGATATACGAATTGACATCTTGAAGAAACTTAACGCAACATTGAAGATGCCTTTGGTGCTACATGGCGGATCAGACAATCCTGACAGCAAGATTCGAGAAGCTATTCAAAATGGCATATCAAAAGTTAATATTTCGACAGATATTAAAGTGCCATTTTATCATGGGATTGCTAAAGCTGTGGCTGAGAATCCGAATGAGTATGAGCCGTGGATTATGACGCCCGGTGCGGATGATTCGCAAAAAAAGGTGATTGCGGAAAAGATTCGTTTATTTGGCAGTGATCATAAACTAAGCCTTTACCTTGAGTCTCCAGAAAAATTGACGCCATATATCAACTCATAA